TAAGAAATGAATATAATTGACAAGTATCATATACGTGAAAAACAATTGTTAAAGGAACAACAAAATATAAAATCTAATGAAAAAGAAAGCTTTGATTTTTTTCTTGGGTGTTTTGCCATTGGCGATAGCTACTAATGCTCAAAACCCAATTATCACTCACATGTTTACAGCCGACCCTGCACCTTTGGTACACGATGGCACAGTATATCTTTATGCCGGACACGATGGTGCAACCGAACAAGATACAAATTATAAAATGCCCGACTGGTATGTTTTTTCGTCTACCGATATGGTAAATTGGAAGGATCATGGACCATGTCTTTCGCCTTCAACATTTTCGTGGGCTACAGGTGATGCTTATGCTGCACAGTGTGTTGAACGTAATGGTAAATTCTATTGGTATGTATCAACCTTTCATAAAAGTGACGAAAACTCTAAAGGTGGCGCAGCAATAGGTGTCGCTGTTTCTGATAGTCCTATAGGACCATTCAAGGATGCGAAAGGGAAAGCCCTAGTGGTAAATGAAATGACTACAGATATGAAACATGGATGGGATGATATTGATCCCTCTGTATTTGTAGATGATGATGGACAAGCTTATCTCTATTGGGGAAACGGCAGTTGCAAATGGGCTAAACTGAAGGAAAATATGATTGAGCTTGATAGTGAGATCACAGCTTTCAAGCCGGAAGGATATATTGAAGGTCCGTGGCTTTACAAGAGAAATGGAATGTATTATTTAATCTATGCAGGAGCAGGTACAAAACCCGAGATGATCGAATACTGTATGTCGAATAGTCCTGAAGGACCATGGGAATATAAAGGAATAATACAAGATAATGTACCCAATAGTTTTACGACTCATCCCGGAATTCTTGACTTTAAAGGCAATACTTATTTCTTTTATCACAACGGGGCTCTTCCTACCGGAGGAAGCTATCGCCGTTCTATTTGTGTAGATTATTTATATTTTAATCCGGATGGGACGATTCAGAAAGTTGTACAAACAAAAGAAGGTGTAAAGCCCGTTTGATAAAGTATATCAAGAACTGAAATTATAATAATTTAGAA
The Dysgonomonas mossii genome window above contains:
- a CDS encoding glycoside hydrolase family 43 protein, encoding MKKKALIFFLGVLPLAIATNAQNPIITHMFTADPAPLVHDGTVYLYAGHDGATEQDTNYKMPDWYVFSSTDMVNWKDHGPCLSPSTFSWATGDAYAAQCVERNGKFYWYVSTFHKSDENSKGGAAIGVAVSDSPIGPFKDAKGKALVVNEMTTDMKHGWDDIDPSVFVDDDGQAYLYWGNGSCKWAKLKENMIELDSEITAFKPEGYIEGPWLYKRNGMYYLIYAGAGTKPEMIEYCMSNSPEGPWEYKGIIQDNVPNSFTTHPGILDFKGNTYFFYHNGALPTGGSYRRSICVDYLYFNPDGTIQKVVQTKEGVKPV